A genome region from Marinobacter panjinensis includes the following:
- the argC gene encoding N-acetyl-gamma-glutamyl-phosphate reductase — MIKVGIVGGTGYTGVELLRILAVHPEVTVSCITSRSEAGMPVADMYPNLRGHYDLAFSEPDVQTLAACDLVFFATPHGVAMRMMPELMAAGARVVDLSADFRLKDLDVWANWYGMPHESPEWAEKAVYGLPEVVRGEIRTAQLVANPGCYPTAVQLGFLPLLENGLVDPSRLIADAKSGASGAGRQGKIGMLHGEVGESFKAYGASGHRHLPEIRQGLSQAAGSEVGVTFVPHLIPMVRGIEATLYAELRNSADFDRLQSLYEERFRDEPFVDVMPFGSHPETRSVRGANQCRMALHRQEQSNIVIISSVIDNLVKGAAGQAIQNMNIMFGLPETMGLEAPALLP; from the coding sequence GTGATAAAAGTAGGCATTGTAGGTGGAACCGGTTATACCGGTGTTGAGCTTCTGAGAATTCTGGCGGTTCATCCTGAAGTGACGGTGAGTTGTATTACATCGCGCTCGGAGGCGGGCATGCCGGTTGCCGACATGTATCCGAACCTGCGTGGCCATTACGACCTCGCTTTTTCAGAGCCTGATGTGCAAACCCTGGCAGCCTGTGACCTGGTCTTTTTCGCAACTCCCCATGGCGTGGCTATGCGCATGATGCCGGAACTGATGGCTGCGGGTGCCCGAGTTGTGGACCTGTCTGCGGACTTCCGCCTGAAGGATCTTGATGTCTGGGCCAACTGGTACGGCATGCCCCACGAGAGCCCCGAGTGGGCAGAAAAGGCCGTCTATGGCCTGCCAGAAGTGGTCAGGGGCGAGATTCGCACTGCGCAACTGGTGGCCAATCCGGGTTGTTACCCGACAGCGGTTCAACTGGGCTTTCTGCCCTTGCTGGAGAACGGGCTGGTCGATCCGTCGCGACTGATCGCCGATGCCAAGTCTGGTGCCAGTGGCGCCGGGCGGCAGGGCAAAATCGGCATGCTGCACGGCGAGGTCGGTGAGAGCTTCAAGGCTTATGGCGCCTCTGGCCACAGGCATCTTCCCGAAATCCGCCAGGGGCTGTCGCAGGCCGCTGGCAGCGAAGTGGGTGTCACCTTCGTGCCGCACCTGATCCCGATGGTTCGCGGTATCGAAGCCACGCTGTATGCGGAGCTGCGTAACTCTGCTGATTTTGATCGCTTGCAGTCACTGTACGAAGAGCGGTTCCGGGACGAGCCGTTTGTGGATGTTATGCCCTTTGGCAGCCACCCGGAAACCCGCAGTGTTCGTGGTGCCAACCAGTGCCGTATGGCGCTCCATCGGCAGGAACAGAGCAACATCGTTATCATTTCATCGGTTATTGATAACCTGGTGAAGGGTGCGGCGGGCCAGGCCATCCAGAACATGAACATCATGTTCGGCCTGCCGGAAACCATGGGGCTGGAAGCGCCCGCGTTGCTGCCATAG